In Deltaproteobacteria bacterium, a single genomic region encodes these proteins:
- a CDS encoding ABC transporter substrate-binding protein — protein sequence MLRQVSTLALLVVWLLAAGCAPKQTTSAEGVEAAPQKTFKWKMVTTWPKNFPVLGTAPERFAKNVEAMSNGRLKVRVYGAGELVPAMEVFDTVSRGTAELGHGGAYYWKGKIPEAQFFTTVPFGFTAQEMNGWLHYGGGLELWRELYGKFGLEPLAAGNSGVQMGGWFNKE from the coding sequence ATGCTTCGACAGGTCTCTACTCTGGCTCTTTTAGTTGTATGGCTCTTGGCCGCAGGATGCGCGCCGAAACAAACCACTTCGGCTGAGGGTGTTGAAGCCGCTCCTCAAAAGACATTCAAATGGAAAATGGTTACCACGTGGCCTAAGAATTTCCCGGTTCTGGGAACAGCGCCTGAGCGCTTCGCGAAGAATGTTGAGGCCATGAGTAACGGTCGCTTGAAAGTTCGTGTTTATGGAGCGGGTGAACTCGTTCCGGCGATGGAAGTTTTTGACACGGTCTCACGAGGCACCGCAGAGCTTGGTCATGGCGGTGCGTACTACTGGAAAGGTAAGATTCCAGAAGCTCAATTTTTCACCACGGTACCTTTTGGCTTCACTGCACAAGAGATGAACGGCTGGCTGCATTATGGCGGTGGGCTTGAATTGTGGAGAGAGCTTTACGGCAAGTTTGGTTTAGAGCCTCTGGCCGCTGGTAACTCGGGCGTTCAAATGGGCGGCTGGTTCAATAAAGAAAT
- a CDS encoding TRAP transporter large permease subunit, whose protein sequence is MIEFIPLVMFGCVCIVLMLGYPVAFSLGGTALIFAGIGIATGTFDEAFILATPSRLNGIMSNQTLIAVPLFILMGVMLEKTRVAEDLLDAMALLLGRLRGGLGISVTLVGMLLAASTGIVGATVVTMGVLSLPTMLKRGYHPAFATGTICATGTLGQIIPPSIALVLLGDVLSSAYQQAQLNMGVYSPKTVSVGDLFAGAMIPGLILVVFYIIYIFVLATLKPELAPSVSREEIMEGKEDQSFAQQMLRGLVPPLLLIMAVLGSILLGVATPTEAAGVGSFGAMCLAAIQKQLTKERLHQVLMDTMSVTSMVFLILVGAAIFSLVFRGFGGDELIQELFTQGPEDVFGATLAVMVVIFFLGFILDFIEITFVVVPIVAPVLLGMGLDPVWLGVMIAVNLQTSFLTPPFGFALFYLRGVAPESVPTSAIYKGVVPYVAMQILLLVALSLWPELTTWLPQQLYK, encoded by the coding sequence ATGATTGAGTTTATCCCTCTCGTTATGTTTGGCTGCGTATGCATCGTATTGATGCTTGGATACCCTGTTGCTTTCTCGCTTGGGGGGACCGCGCTTATTTTCGCTGGCATTGGCATAGCCACCGGCACTTTTGACGAAGCATTTATCTTAGCAACACCGAGCCGTCTCAACGGTATTATGAGTAATCAAACTCTGATTGCAGTGCCTCTCTTCATTCTCATGGGGGTTATGCTTGAGAAAACTCGGGTGGCTGAAGATCTCCTCGACGCGATGGCACTTTTACTGGGTCGTCTGCGAGGAGGGCTGGGCATCTCTGTAACGTTGGTGGGTATGTTGCTTGCCGCAAGCACTGGCATTGTGGGCGCAACCGTCGTGACCATGGGCGTGTTGTCTTTGCCGACTATGCTTAAGCGCGGCTATCATCCTGCCTTCGCCACGGGAACCATATGTGCAACGGGTACTTTGGGTCAGATTATACCTCCCTCGATTGCTTTGGTTCTGCTGGGGGATGTTCTCTCGAGCGCTTATCAGCAAGCTCAGCTTAATATGGGTGTTTACTCGCCCAAAACTGTTTCGGTCGGGGACCTTTTCGCCGGAGCCATGATTCCCGGCCTTATATTGGTCGTGTTCTACATCATTTATATTTTCGTTCTCGCAACTTTGAAGCCTGAGCTTGCGCCCAGTGTGAGCCGTGAAGAGATCATGGAGGGCAAAGAAGATCAGAGCTTTGCCCAGCAGATGCTTCGAGGTCTGGTGCCACCGTTACTTCTTATCATGGCTGTCCTAGGTTCAATTTTGCTGGGAGTTGCAACGCCCACTGAAGCAGCGGGTGTTGGGTCCTTTGGCGCGATGTGCTTGGCTGCGATTCAAAAGCAGCTCACCAAGGAGCGCTTACATCAGGTGTTGATGGATACGATGAGCGTTACCTCCATGGTCTTTTTGATTCTGGTTGGCGCGGCTATTTTTTCACTGGTCTTTCGGGGCTTTGGCGGTGACGAGCTGATTCAAGAGCTTTTTACCCAAGGTCCAGAAGATGTGTTTGGAGCCACCCTCGCGGTAATGGTGGTGATCTTCTTCTTGGGATTCATCTTAGACTTTATTGAAATCACTTTTGTAGTGGTTCCTATCGTTGCACCGGTACTCCTGGGAATGGGGCTTGATCCGGTTTGGCTTGGCGTGATGATTGCCGTGAATCTTCAGACCTCATTTTTAACACCACCGTTTGGTTTTGCGCTTTTCTATCTGCGAGGCGTAGCGCCCGAGAGTGTACCCACCTCGGCAATTTACAAAGGTGTGGTGCCTTATGTTGCGATGCAAATTCTGCTACTCGTAGCGTTATCTTTATGGCCCGAATTAACCACTTGGCTGCCTCAGCAGCTTTATAAATAA
- a CDS encoding TRAP transporter small permease subunit, translated as MRTTIETIIKAIDRFTQRMGSALSWLGLAMMLVTVTVVFLRYGFDIGWIAMQETVLYLHAIIFMLGMSYTLQKDGHVRVDVFYRNFSPRGQALVNCFGFLFLLAPVCIFITWVSWDYVLASWAIRETSAEAGGIPGVFLLKSLILMMTGTILLQGFAECLRSVSVIAGWTAGEGDEHD; from the coding sequence ATGAGAACGACGATTGAGACAATAATTAAAGCCATCGACCGTTTTACGCAGCGGATGGGCAGTGCTTTGAGCTGGCTCGGTTTGGCGATGATGTTGGTGACGGTCACCGTCGTATTTCTGCGATACGGTTTCGATATTGGCTGGATAGCTATGCAGGAAACCGTTCTCTATTTGCACGCCATCATTTTCATGTTGGGTATGTCTTACACCCTACAAAAAGACGGTCATGTGCGAGTGGATGTCTTCTACCGTAATTTCTCCCCACGCGGACAAGCTCTGGTGAATTGCTTTGGGTTTTTGTTCCTCTTGGCTCCTGTTTGCATCTTTATCACTTGGGTGAGCTGGGACTACGTTCTGGCATCTTGGGCGATTCGCGAGACTTCTGCTGAGGCCGGAGGAATTCCAGGCGTATTTCTACTCAAGTCGCTTATTTTAATGATGACCGGAACGATTCTTCTGCAGGGTTTTGCCGAATGTCTGCGCTCGGTTTCAGTCATTGCTGGCTGGACCGCTGGTGAGGGGGATGAGCATGATTGA
- the ilvN gene encoding acetolactate synthase small subunit yields MSNLEVVMRTHTISLYVANKAGVLNRLVLVFSRRGWNIDSLSVSPDPDGQLSRCTIVAKGDTRTLQLIIGQLKKLVDVIDAREYPTECVVESELAVIRLSCPEHKRGELAVMMSSLMGQRVDEGPTSVTYQVVGTRNELNVITMELEAQFGVMDIIRTGAIVLERSSSARFPTTRYAQPEV; encoded by the coding sequence ATGAGTAATTTAGAAGTAGTGATGCGAACTCATACCATCAGTCTTTATGTTGCCAACAAAGCCGGTGTGTTGAATCGCTTGGTCTTGGTGTTCTCGAGACGCGGGTGGAACATTGATAGCTTGTCCGTCTCGCCAGATCCTGATGGGCAGCTTTCACGTTGTACGATTGTTGCCAAGGGAGATACTCGAACCCTCCAGCTCATCATTGGTCAGCTCAAGAAGCTGGTAGATGTTATTGATGCTCGAGAATACCCAACCGAGTGCGTGGTTGAGAGTGAATTGGCAGTGATTCGCTTAAGTTGCCCAGAGCATAAGCGGGGCGAATTGGCAGTTATGATGTCCTCTTTGATGGGTCAGCGCGTGGATGAAGGTCCAACGAGTGTTACCTATCAAGTGGTTGGAACACGCAACGAACTCAACGTGATTACGATGGAGCTTGAAGCGCAATTCGGCGTCATGGACATCATTCGAACCGGTGCAATCGTTTTGGAGCGTTCATCCTCAGCGAGATTTCCCACCACACGCTACGCTCAGCCAGAAGTTTAA